One window from the genome of Streptomyces sp. WZ-12 encodes:
- a CDS encoding nucleotidyltransferase domain-containing protein yields the protein MTTGGESGGKGLDQDGCFVREGALGKVPAPFAPVVAALADRLAAHFPPDRVVSTYLFGSIPRGTAVPGVSDLDALLVLRAGRPGPTDADRAAARAVEAELDAAFPQIDGAGLLLVTADRLLSELERYDLGWFVACLCTPLSGPDLAAALPRYRPTSLLARETNGDLFRRLPGLRRRAAAVTGPEERARLTRAVTRNLVRTGFTLVMPRWGGWTSDLAESAEVFGRYYPARAEQMRAAARAARNPGAHPGLLDALLTDLAPWLADEYLAVHGAKAPRPEEP from the coding sequence ATGACGACCGGTGGAGAATCCGGGGGCAAGGGCCTCGACCAGGACGGCTGCTTCGTACGGGAGGGGGCCCTGGGGAAGGTGCCCGCGCCGTTCGCGCCCGTCGTGGCGGCGCTGGCCGACCGGCTCGCCGCCCACTTCCCGCCCGACCGGGTCGTCAGCACCTACCTGTTCGGGAGCATCCCGCGCGGCACCGCCGTCCCCGGGGTGTCCGACCTCGATGCGCTGCTCGTCCTGCGGGCGGGACGGCCGGGGCCCACCGACGCCGACCGGGCGGCCGCGCGGGCCGTCGAGGCGGAGTTGGACGCCGCCTTCCCGCAGATCGACGGTGCCGGCCTCCTGTTGGTCACCGCGGACCGGTTGCTGAGCGAGCTGGAGCGGTACGACCTGGGGTGGTTCGTGGCCTGCCTGTGCACGCCGCTGAGCGGGCCCGATCTGGCCGCGGCGCTGCCCCGTTACCGCCCGACCTCGCTCCTGGCCCGGGAGACCAACGGCGACCTCTTCCGGCGGCTGCCCGGTCTGCGCCGGCGGGCCGCCGCGGTCACCGGCCCAGAGGAGCGCGCCCGGCTGACCCGGGCGGTGACCAGGAACCTCGTCCGCACCGGGTTCACCCTGGTCATGCCGCGCTGGGGCGGCTGGACCAGCGATCTCGCCGAATCCGCCGAGGTGTTCGGGCGCTATTACCCGGCGCGCGCCGAGCAGATGCGCGCCGCGGCCCGCGCCGCCCGGAACCCGGGCGCGCACCCCGGGCTCCTCGACGCGTTGCTGACGGACCTCGCCCCCTGGCTGGCCGACGAGTACCTGGCCGTCCACGGGGCCAAGGCCCCTCGCCCAGAGGAGCCCTGA
- a CDS encoding MBL fold metallo-hydrolase, with amino-acid sequence MTEAAALPGQPRGGVLSGPATPRAHCVLAPNPSAMTLDGTNTWIVAEPGSQLAVVIDPGPLDEGHLQAVIDTAERAGQRVALTLLTHGHPDHAEGAARFAELTGSPVRALDPGLRLGGEGLGAGDVITTGGLELRVVPTPGHTADSLSFHLPADRAVLTGDTILGRGTTVVAHPDGRLGDYLDSLRRLRSLTVDDGVSTVLPGHGPVLNDAQGAVEFYLAHRAHRLAQVETAVEAGHRNPAEVVASVYADVDRSLWPAAELSVRAQLDYLGEHGLI; translated from the coding sequence ATGACCGAAGCCGCGGCCCTCCCGGGCCAGCCCCGTGGCGGGGTCCTCTCCGGGCCGGCCACGCCGCGCGCGCACTGCGTCCTGGCCCCGAACCCGTCCGCGATGACGCTGGACGGCACCAACACCTGGATCGTCGCCGAGCCGGGCTCCCAACTGGCCGTCGTCATCGACCCCGGGCCGCTCGACGAGGGCCACCTCCAAGCCGTCATCGACACCGCGGAGCGGGCCGGGCAACGGGTCGCGCTGACCCTGCTCACCCACGGGCACCCGGACCACGCCGAAGGGGCGGCCCGGTTCGCCGAGTTGACCGGCAGTCCCGTACGGGCGCTGGATCCGGGGCTGCGCCTAGGGGGCGAGGGGCTCGGCGCGGGCGACGTGATTACCACCGGGGGCCTGGAGCTGCGCGTGGTGCCCACCCCGGGGCACACCGCGGACTCGCTCTCCTTCCATCTGCCCGCCGACCGGGCCGTCCTGACGGGGGACACGATCCTGGGGCGCGGCACCACCGTGGTCGCGCACCCCGACGGTCGGCTGGGCGACTACCTCGACTCCCTGCGCCGGCTGCGCTCCCTCACCGTGGACGACGGGGTCTCCACGGTCCTACCGGGCCACGGACCGGTGTTGAACGACGCCCAGGGGGCGGTGGAGTTCTACCTGGCGCACCGGGCCCACCGGCTCGCCCAGGTGGAGACGGCGGTGGAGGCCGGCCACCGGAACCCCGCCGAGGTCGTGGCGAGCGTCTATGCGGACGTGGACCGCTCCCTGTGGCCGGCCGCCGAACTGTCGGTGCGGGCGCAGTTGGACTACCTGGGCGAACACGGGCTGATCTAG
- a CDS encoding NUDIX hydrolase, with translation MASTTNGQWYPPEWPARIRALTNGELTPPAPRRAATVLLLRDTDRDGPAVHMLRRRASMAFAGGAYAYPGGSVDPRDERPVGWAGPSRAEWAVRMGVDPSTAQAVICAAVRETFEESGVLLAGDSAHTVVADATGAGWEADRAALVAHELSFADLLARRGLVLRSDLLAAWARWITPEFEPRRYDTFFFVAALPEGQRALDVSTEADRTVWLRPGEAAAGYDRGELLMMPPTISTLRSLEPYGSVADALAAAGAQDLTPVLARARLVGGEIVLSWPGHDEFTKHIATTDDASGGTPA, from the coding sequence ATGGCGTCGACGACCAATGGCCAGTGGTACCCGCCGGAATGGCCGGCCCGCATCCGGGCCCTGACGAACGGCGAACTGACGCCGCCCGCGCCCCGCAGGGCCGCGACGGTCCTGCTGCTGCGGGACACCGACCGCGACGGCCCCGCCGTCCACATGCTGCGCAGACGCGCCTCCATGGCCTTCGCCGGAGGCGCGTACGCCTATCCGGGCGGATCCGTCGACCCGCGTGACGAACGTCCCGTGGGATGGGCGGGCCCCTCGCGCGCCGAATGGGCGGTGCGGATGGGCGTCGACCCGTCCACCGCGCAGGCCGTCATCTGCGCCGCGGTGCGCGAGACCTTCGAGGAGTCCGGGGTGCTGCTCGCCGGCGACTCCGCCCACACGGTCGTCGCGGACGCCACCGGCGCGGGCTGGGAGGCGGACCGGGCGGCGCTGGTCGCCCACGAGCTGTCCTTCGCCGACCTGTTGGCCCGCCGCGGCCTGGTGCTGCGCTCCGATCTGCTGGCCGCCTGGGCGCGGTGGATCACCCCGGAGTTCGAACCGCGCCGCTACGACACCTTCTTCTTCGTCGCCGCGCTCCCGGAGGGCCAGCGCGCCCTCGACGTCTCCACGGAGGCCGACCGCACGGTGTGGCTCCGCCCCGGGGAGGCCGCGGCCGGCTACGACCGCGGCGAGCTGCTGATGATGCCGCCGACCATCTCCACCCTGCGCTCGCTGGAGCCCTACGGGAGCGTCGCCGACGCGCTGGCCGCGGCCGGTGCGCAGGACCTGACGCCCGTACTGGCCCGCGCCCGCCTCGTGGGCGGCGAGATCGTGCTGAGCTGGCCCGGCCACGACGAGTTCACCAAGCACATCGCGACGACGGACGACGCCTCCGGAGGTACCCCCGCATGA
- a CDS encoding RidA family protein: MSVVEDRIASLGLKLPEVVPPLATYQPAVRSGSYVFTSGQLPMVDGALPATGKVGAEVTPEQAKELAATCALNALAAVKSVVGDLDKIVRVVKVVGFVASAPEFTGQPGVVNGASELLGEILGEKGVHARSAVGVAVLPIDAPVEVEIQVEIAD; this comes from the coding sequence GTGAGCGTCGTAGAGGACAGGATCGCGTCGCTCGGCCTGAAGCTGCCGGAGGTCGTGCCGCCGCTGGCCACCTACCAGCCCGCGGTGCGCTCCGGCTCGTACGTCTTCACCTCCGGCCAGTTGCCCATGGTGGACGGCGCGCTGCCGGCCACCGGCAAGGTCGGCGCCGAGGTCACCCCCGAGCAGGCCAAGGAGCTCGCCGCGACCTGCGCGCTGAACGCGCTGGCCGCCGTGAAGTCCGTCGTCGGTGACCTCGACAAGATCGTCCGGGTCGTGAAGGTCGTCGGATTCGTCGCCTCCGCGCCGGAGTTCACCGGCCAGCCGGGCGTCGTCAACGGCGCCAGCGAACTGCTCGGCGAGATCCTCGGCGAGAAGGGCGTGCACGCCCGCTCCGCGGTCGGCGTGGCGGTGCTGCCGATCGACGCGCCCGTCGAGGTCGAGATCCAGGTCGAGATCGCCGACTGA
- a CDS encoding DUF4177 domain-containing protein, producing the protein MTKWEYATVPLLVHATKQILDTWGEDGWELVQVVPGPNNPEQLVAYLKREKP; encoded by the coding sequence ATGACCAAGTGGGAATACGCGACCGTGCCGCTGCTCGTGCACGCGACGAAGCAGATTCTGGACACCTGGGGCGAGGACGGCTGGGAGCTGGTCCAGGTCGTGCCGGGCCCGAACAACCCCGAGCAGTTGGTGGCCTACCTGAAGCGGGAGAAGCCGTGA
- a CDS encoding ArsA family ATPase: protein MSRLHVVSGKGGTGKTTVAAALALALATEGRRTLLVEVEGRQGIAQLFETEALPYEERKIAVAPGGGEVHALAIDAERALLDYLQMFYKLGSAGRALKKLGAIDFATTIAPGLRDVLLTGKACEAVRRKDKSGAFVYDAVVMDAPPTGRVTRFLNVNDEVAGLAKIGPIHNQAQAVMRVLKSPETAVHLVTLLEEMPVQETADGIAELREAGIPVGGVVINMTRPALLDNGDLEVAARGARAGIAKALSQAGLGGARRGGLAERLIDPLLEQAREHAERVELERAQHAALTDLGLPTYELGLLPEGVDLAGLYGLARDLRKQGPI from the coding sequence GTGAGCAGGCTCCATGTCGTCAGCGGCAAGGGCGGCACCGGCAAGACCACGGTCGCCGCTGCACTTGCCCTCGCCCTGGCCACCGAGGGGCGTCGCACCCTCCTGGTCGAGGTCGAGGGCCGGCAGGGCATTGCCCAGCTGTTCGAGACCGAAGCGCTTCCCTACGAGGAACGCAAGATCGCGGTGGCCCCCGGTGGCGGTGAGGTGCACGCCCTGGCCATCGACGCCGAGCGCGCCCTGCTGGACTACCTCCAGATGTTCTACAAGCTCGGCAGCGCCGGCCGGGCGCTGAAGAAGCTGGGCGCGATCGACTTCGCCACCACCATCGCCCCCGGCCTGCGGGACGTCCTGCTGACCGGCAAGGCGTGCGAGGCGGTCCGCCGCAAGGACAAAAGCGGCGCGTTCGTCTATGACGCGGTCGTGATGGACGCCCCGCCCACCGGCCGCGTCACCCGCTTCCTCAACGTCAACGACGAGGTCGCCGGCCTGGCCAAGATCGGCCCGATCCACAATCAGGCGCAGGCCGTGATGCGGGTCCTGAAGTCCCCCGAGACGGCGGTGCACCTGGTGACGCTCCTGGAGGAGATGCCCGTCCAGGAGACCGCCGACGGCATCGCCGAGCTGCGCGAGGCCGGCATCCCGGTGGGCGGCGTGGTCATCAACATGACCCGCCCCGCCCTGTTGGACAACGGCGATCTGGAGGTCGCCGCCCGCGGCGCCCGGGCCGGCATCGCCAAGGCGCTCTCCCAGGCCGGCCTGGGCGGCGCCCGCCGCGGGGGCCTGGCCGAGCGCCTGATCGACCCCCTGCTGGAGCAGGCCCGCGAGCACGCCGAGCGGGTCGAGCTGGAGCGCGCCCAGCACGCCGCGCTGACCGATCTCGGCCTGCCCACCTACGAGTTGGGGCTGCTCCCCGAGGGAGTGGACCTCGCCGGGCTCTACGGCCTGGCCAGAGACCTGCGGAAACAGGGGCCCATATGA
- a CDS encoding ArsA family ATPase yields the protein MTSDVTTLDASAPGLDVDALLDDPGTRIVVCCGSGGVGKTTTAAALGVRAAERGRKVVVLTIDPARRLAQSMGISELDNVPRQVKGVDEAGGGELHAMMLDMKRTFDEIVEGHADAERARAILENPFYQSLSAGFAGTQEYMAMEKLGQLRAGDEWDLIVVDTPPSRSALDFLDAPKRLGSFLDGKFIRVLMAPAKVGGRAGMKFLNVGMSMMTGTLSKLMGGQLLRDVQTFVAAMDTMFGGFRTRADATYRLLQAPGTAFLVVAAPERDALREAAYFVERLAAEQMPLAGLVLNRVHGSGAAQLSAERALAAAEALTENFADPASEDTDGSTDTNDPVDAEDLANPAPPKTPEEATNSRPHHATSPASENLAADGIVDLTGGKTGAGTPGGPSPAAAAEHLASPPASAAGLAAGLLRLHAERMQVLARERRTRDRFTALHPEVPVAQVAALPGDVHDLAGLRAIGDRLALRPDESVD from the coding sequence ATGACCTCGGACGTAACGACGCTGGACGCCTCGGCCCCCGGGCTGGACGTCGACGCCCTGCTCGACGACCCGGGCACCCGCATCGTGGTGTGCTGCGGCTCCGGCGGTGTCGGCAAGACCACCACCGCCGCGGCGCTGGGCGTGCGCGCCGCCGAGCGCGGCCGCAAGGTCGTGGTGCTGACCATCGACCCGGCCCGCCGCCTGGCGCAGTCGATGGGCATCTCCGAGCTCGACAACGTCCCCCGCCAGGTCAAGGGCGTGGACGAGGCCGGCGGCGGCGAACTCCACGCGATGATGCTGGACATGAAGCGCACCTTCGACGAGATCGTCGAGGGCCATGCGGACGCCGAGCGGGCCCGCGCCATCCTGGAGAACCCCTTCTACCAGTCCCTGTCGGCCGGTTTCGCCGGCACGCAGGAGTACATGGCGATGGAGAAGCTGGGCCAGCTCCGCGCCGGCGACGAGTGGGACCTGATCGTCGTGGACACCCCGCCGAGCCGCTCCGCGCTGGACTTCCTGGACGCGCCCAAGCGGCTGGGCTCCTTCCTGGACGGCAAGTTCATCCGGGTCCTGATGGCGCCGGCGAAGGTCGGCGGGCGGGCCGGCATGAAGTTCCTCAACGTCGGCATGTCGATGATGACGGGCACCCTCAGCAAGCTGATGGGCGGCCAACTCCTGCGCGACGTCCAGACGTTCGTGGCCGCGATGGACACCATGTTCGGCGGCTTCCGGACCCGCGCGGACGCCACCTACCGCCTGCTCCAGGCGCCCGGCACGGCGTTCCTGGTGGTCGCCGCGCCGGAGCGGGACGCGCTGCGCGAGGCGGCGTACTTCGTCGAGCGGCTGGCGGCCGAGCAGATGCCGCTGGCCGGGCTGGTGCTCAACCGCGTCCACGGCAGCGGCGCGGCCCAACTCAGCGCCGAGCGCGCGCTGGCCGCCGCGGAGGCGCTGACGGAGAACTTCGCCGACCCCGCGTCGGAGGACACCGACGGTTCGACGGACACCAACGACCCGGTGGACGCCGAGGACTTGGCGAATCCCGCGCCCCCAAAGACCCCGGAGGAGGCCACCAACTCCCGCCCTCACCACGCCACTTCACCGGCATCGGAAAATCTTGCCGCGGACGGCATTGTGGATCTCACCGGCGGGAAGACTGGAGCAGGTACGCCCGGCGGTCCCTCCCCCGCCGCCGCGGCGGAGCACCTGGCATCCCCTCCGGCCTCGGCGGCCGGGCTCGCCGCCGGACTACTGCGCCTGCACGCCGAACGCATGCAGGTCCTGGCCCGCGAACGACGCACCCGCGACCGCTTCACCGCGCTGCACCCCGAGGTGCCGGTGGCGCAGGTCGCCGCGCTGCCCGGCGACGTCCACGACCTCGCGGGCCTGCGCGCCATCGGCGACCGCCTGGCGCTGCGGCCGGACGAGAGCGTCGACTGA
- a CDS encoding WhiB family transcriptional regulator, translating to MGWVTDWSAQAACRTTDPDELFVQGAAQNRAKAVCTGCPVRTECLADALDNRVEFGVWGGMTERERRALLRRRPTVTSWRRLLETARTEYERSTGLLPVECSDDAFDDAYAAVG from the coding sequence ATGGGCTGGGTAACCGACTGGAGTGCACAGGCAGCCTGCCGCACTACCGATCCGGATGAACTGTTCGTGCAAGGGGCGGCGCAGAACCGCGCCAAGGCGGTGTGTACCGGGTGTCCGGTGCGCACGGAGTGCCTGGCCGACGCCCTGGACAACCGGGTGGAGTTCGGAGTGTGGGGCGGGATGACGGAACGCGAGCGGAGGGCGCTGCTGCGCCGCCGCCCGACAGTGACGTCCTGGCGCCGGCTGTTGGAGACGGCGCGGACGGAATACGAGCGCAGCACGGGCCTGTTGCCCGTGGAGTGCTCGGACGACGCCTTCGACGACGCGTACGCGGCGGTCGGCTAG
- a CDS encoding transglycosylase domain-containing protein gives MAKKREGGGRSRTQQAAKFLGVSVLSGAVLAGIALPAAGALGLVAKTSVEGFDDIPANLKTPPLSQRTTILDADGGEIASVYSRDRTVVALKDMSPYIQKAIVAIEDARFYQHGAIDLKGIARAVNKNAQSGGVSQGASTLTQQYVKNVFIEEAGDDPDKVAQATQQTLGRKVKELKYAIKLEEKLGKRKILQNYLNITFFGEQAYGVESAAQRYFSKHAKDLSVEEAALLAGIVQSPTRYDPVNHPQAATARRNTVLKRMADLKAISRSEADAAAARPIKLKISRPQNGCITATDGAGFFCDYVREVLLNDKAFGATREVRSQRWMQGGLTIRTTLDRQSQKAIQASLSQHVYADDPVAGTGAVVQPGTGKILGMGQSRPYGFGTNQTQINLSVNRKMGGGAGYQPGSTFKPIIAAAALEQGIGPDQQYSSPFKMAYPKPVQTCTGTWNGDDTVNNEDPKEVGPYDMKEATAKSVNTYYVQLISDMGICPAVTMAQKMGLQRADGKPLKQVPSMALGGQEMSPLNMAAAYATFANEGTYCSPVAIESITDAQGKALNVPTSRCHSAMSKKTANTVNTLLKGVVEDGTGKQAGLKGRDSAGKTGTTDSRYAAWFVGYTPNAAGAVWVGDPRHQRQMYNITIGGVPHDKVYGADTPGPIWRDMMSGALAGRPAPALPTVPIGDPKGKGDDANKGKPHAPKPPKPGNGDKPGGGWHIPGFPDILGGGDGGW, from the coding sequence ATGGCTAAGAAGCGCGAGGGCGGGGGTCGGTCAAGGACCCAACAGGCCGCCAAGTTCCTGGGTGTCAGCGTCCTTTCCGGAGCCGTGCTCGCCGGGATCGCGCTGCCGGCCGCCGGGGCACTCGGCCTCGTGGCCAAGACGTCCGTCGAGGGCTTCGACGACATTCCGGCCAACCTCAAGACCCCGCCGCTCAGTCAGCGCACCACCATCCTCGACGCCGACGGTGGCGAGATCGCGTCGGTCTACTCCCGCGACCGCACCGTCGTCGCCCTCAAGGACATGTCGCCGTACATCCAGAAGGCGATCGTGGCCATCGAGGACGCCCGCTTCTACCAGCACGGCGCCATCGACCTGAAGGGCATCGCGCGCGCGGTCAACAAGAACGCGCAGTCCGGCGGCGTCTCCCAGGGCGCGTCCACGCTGACCCAGCAGTACGTGAAGAACGTCTTCATCGAGGAGGCCGGCGACGACCCGGACAAGGTCGCCCAGGCCACCCAGCAGACCCTCGGCCGCAAGGTCAAGGAGCTGAAGTACGCGATCAAGTTGGAGGAGAAGCTCGGCAAGCGCAAGATCCTCCAGAACTACCTCAACATCACCTTCTTCGGGGAGCAGGCGTACGGCGTCGAGTCCGCCGCCCAGCGCTACTTCAGCAAGCACGCCAAGGACCTGAGCGTGGAGGAGGCCGCGCTGCTCGCCGGCATCGTCCAGTCGCCCACGCGCTACGACCCGGTCAACCACCCGCAGGCGGCGACCGCCCGGCGCAACACCGTCCTGAAGCGGATGGCCGACCTCAAGGCCATCAGCCGGTCCGAGGCCGACGCCGCGGCCGCCCGGCCGATCAAGCTGAAGATCAGCCGCCCGCAGAACGGCTGCATCACCGCCACCGACGGCGCCGGCTTCTTCTGCGACTACGTGCGCGAAGTCCTGCTCAACGACAAGGCGTTCGGCGCGACCCGGGAGGTCCGTTCGCAGCGCTGGATGCAGGGCGGCCTGACCATCCGCACCACCTTGGACCGGCAGTCCCAGAAGGCGATCCAGGCGTCGCTGAGCCAGCACGTCTACGCGGACGACCCGGTCGCCGGCACCGGCGCCGTCGTCCAACCGGGCACCGGCAAGATCCTCGGCATGGGCCAGTCCCGCCCGTACGGCTTCGGCACCAACCAGACCCAGATCAACCTCTCGGTGAACCGCAAGATGGGCGGCGGCGCCGGCTACCAACCCGGCTCGACCTTCAAGCCGATCATCGCGGCGGCCGCCCTGGAGCAGGGCATCGGCCCGGACCAGCAGTACTCCTCGCCGTTCAAGATGGCGTACCCGAAGCCGGTCCAGACCTGCACCGGCACCTGGAACGGCGACGACACCGTCAACAACGAGGACCCCAAGGAAGTCGGCCCGTACGACATGAAGGAGGCGACCGCGAAGTCGGTCAACACCTACTACGTGCAGTTGATCAGCGACATGGGCATCTGTCCCGCGGTCACGATGGCCCAGAAGATGGGGCTCCAACGGGCCGACGGCAAGCCGCTCAAGCAGGTTCCCTCCATGGCGCTGGGCGGCCAGGAGATGTCCCCGCTGAACATGGCCGCGGCGTACGCCACCTTCGCCAACGAGGGCACCTACTGCTCGCCCGTCGCCATCGAGTCGATCACCGACGCGCAGGGCAAGGCGCTGAACGTCCCCACGTCGCGCTGCCACAGCGCGATGTCGAAGAAGACCGCGAACACCGTCAACACCCTCCTCAAGGGCGTCGTCGAGGACGGCACCGGCAAGCAGGCCGGCCTCAAGGGCCGCGACAGCGCCGGCAAAACGGGCACCACGGACAGCCGCTACGCCGCCTGGTTCGTCGGCTACACCCCGAACGCGGCCGGTGCCGTCTGGGTCGGCGACCCCCGCCACCAGCGCCAGATGTACAACATCACCATCGGCGGCGTCCCGCACGACAAGGTCTACGGCGCCGACACCCCCGGCCCCATCTGGCGCGACATGATGTCCGGCGCGCTGGCCGGCCGCCCGGCCCCGGCCCTGCCGACGGTCCCGATCGGCGACCCGAAGGGGAAGGGCGACGACGCCAACAAGGGCAAGCCGCACGCCCCCAAGCCGCCCAAGCCCGGCAACGGCGATAAGCCCGGCGGCGGTTGGCACATCCCCGGCTTCCCGGACATCCTGGGCGGCGGGGACGGCGGTTGGTGA
- a CDS encoding GatB/YqeY domain-containing protein — MTTLKAKLQDDLTTAIKARDELRSSTLRLTLTAIQKEEVAGSKARELSDGEVEKIIAREAKKRREAAEAFDKGGRAEQAERERAEGELLATYLPKPLTDGELEELVAEAVAEATGAGAEGPKAMGAVMKIVNPKVAGRADGGRVAAMVKKLLAG; from the coding sequence ATGACCACGCTCAAGGCCAAGCTCCAGGACGACCTCACCACCGCGATCAAGGCGCGTGACGAGCTGCGTTCCTCCACCCTCCGTCTGACGCTGACCGCGATCCAGAAGGAGGAGGTGGCGGGCAGCAAGGCGCGCGAGCTGTCCGACGGCGAGGTCGAGAAGATCATCGCGCGGGAGGCGAAGAAGCGTCGCGAGGCCGCCGAGGCGTTCGACAAGGGCGGCCGCGCCGAGCAGGCCGAGCGGGAGCGGGCCGAGGGCGAGTTGCTCGCCACCTATCTGCCCAAGCCGCTGACCGACGGCGAGTTGGAGGAGCTGGTCGCCGAGGCGGTCGCGGAGGCCACCGGCGCCGGGGCCGAGGGTCCGAAGGCGATGGGCGCCGTGATGAAGATCGTCAACCCGAAGGTGGCGGGCCGGGCCGACGGTGGCCGGGTCGCCGCGATGGTGAAGAAGCTGCTCGCCGGCTGA
- a CDS encoding metallophosphoesterase, which translates to MRARYGVPLSIAAVGAAGVAYAAGFEVRSFRLRRVTVPVLPRGMRPLRVLQVSDIHMVSGQRKKQRWLQSLAGLRPDFVVNTGDNLSDPDGVPETLDALGPLMEFPGAYVFGSNDYYGPRLRNPARYLLEKAQGRHGLNGNAPAVGAVHNPWEDLRDAFDQAGWVNLSNARGHLKLDGAEIALTGLDDPHIKRDRYAEVTGGPETGADLSLAVVHAPYLRTLDAFTADGYPLILAGHTHGGQLCVPFYGALVTNCDIDTRRAKGLSAHTADGHTSYLHVSAGCGTNRYTPVRFACPPEATLLTLTARD; encoded by the coding sequence ATGCGCGCGCGATACGGAGTCCCCCTGTCCATTGCCGCGGTCGGCGCGGCCGGTGTGGCCTACGCCGCCGGCTTCGAAGTCCGCTCCTTCCGCCTGCGACGCGTCACCGTGCCCGTACTGCCCCGTGGCATGCGGCCGTTGCGCGTCCTGCAGGTCTCCGACATCCACATGGTCAGCGGGCAGCGCAAGAAACAGCGCTGGCTCCAGTCGCTCGCCGGGCTCCGCCCCGACTTCGTCGTCAACACCGGCGACAACCTCTCCGACCCCGACGGCGTCCCGGAGACCCTGGACGCGCTCGGCCCCCTGATGGAGTTCCCCGGCGCCTACGTCTTCGGCTCCAACGACTACTACGGCCCCCGGCTGCGGAACCCCGCCCGCTACCTCCTCGAAAAGGCCCAGGGCCGGCACGGCCTCAACGGCAACGCCCCGGCCGTCGGCGCCGTCCACAACCCGTGGGAGGACCTCCGCGACGCCTTCGACCAGGCCGGCTGGGTCAACCTCTCCAACGCCCGCGGCCACCTCAAGCTGGACGGCGCCGAGATCGCGCTGACCGGCCTGGACGACCCGCACATCAAGCGCGACCGCTACGCCGAGGTCACCGGCGGCCCGGAGACCGGCGCCGACCTCTCGCTGGCCGTCGTCCACGCCCCGTACCTGCGCACCCTGGACGCCTTCACCGCCGACGGCTATCCGCTGATCCTCGCCGGCCACACCCACGGCGGCCAGCTCTGCGTCCCCTTCTACGGCGCCCTCGTCACCAACTGCGACATCGACACCCGGCGCGCCAAGGGCCTCTCCGCCCACACCGCCGACGGTCACACCTCCTACCTCCACGTCTCCGCCGGCTGCGGCACCAACCGCTACACCCCGGTCCGCTTCGCCTGCCCCCCGGAGGCCACCCTCCTGACCCTGACCGCACGGGACTGA